The following DNA comes from Sediminitomix flava.
TTTTTCATAACTTAGATTTATGATATTCACCAAATTGGAATATCATATTTATCCCAACTTTAAACTTTTTGCTTTAAACATGTCAAATAACTTATTAAAGGCGGTATGCCTATCATTCCTTTTTTTAACACCAACTTTTCTATCAGCCCAAAAATTGGTTGAAAAGGTAGAAGCCGATGAGAGCGGCTGGAATATTCCTTATGAAAAGTATGTACTAGACAACGGACTTACTGTTATTCTCCACCAAGATACTTCAGATCCTTTAGTGCATGTAGATGTAACTTATCATGTTGGTTCTGCTCGTGAAGAGTTGAACAAGTCTGGTTTTGCCCACTTCTTTGAGCACATGATGTTCCAAGGTTCTGAAAATGTAGCAGACGAGGAGCACATCAAAATTATCACGGAAGCAGGAGGTACAATGAACGGAACAACAAACCGTGACCGTACAAACTACTTCGAGACTGTTCCAAGTAATCAGTTGGAAACAATGTTATGGTTAGAAGCTGACCGTATGGGATACTTCTTAGATGCAGTTACGCAAGAGAAATTTGAAGTACAACGTGCGACTGTAAAGAATGAAAAAGGACAAAATTATGATAACCGTCCTTATGGTCAATTCAGAGAAAAAAATGCAGAGGCTCTTTATCCTTACGGACACCCATACTCTTGGTTGACGATTGGTATTTTGGAAGACCTAGACAGAGTAGATGTTGAAGATTTAAAGAAATTCTTCCTTCGTTGGTACGGACCTAACAATGCGACATTGACAGTTGGTGGTGACCTAGATGTGAAAGAAACATTAAAATGGGTAAACAAATACTTCGGTAAAATTCCAGCAGGTCCTGCTGTTGAAGACATGAAGTTGGATGCTCCTGTATTGGACAACGATCGTTATGTATCTTATGTAGATAACAATATCCGTTTCCCTGCACTTCTTTATACATTCCCTACAGTTCCAGAATTCCACGAAGATGAGGCTGCATTGGAATGTTTAGCAGATATCATTGGACAAGGACAAGATTCATATTTCTATAAGAAATTCGTACTTACACAAGAAGCTATCCAAGCGTCTATTTTCAACTCTAGCTCTGAGCTAGCTGGTGAATTTACAATGTTTGTATTGCCTTTCCCAGGTAAATCTTTGAGCGACTTCGAGCAAAAAATGAGAGATGCTCTTGTTGAATTCGAGAAAGAAGGTGTAAGTGATGAAGATATTCAGAAGTTTAAAGCTAAAAATGCTGCTGGTGCACTTCGTACATTAGAATCTGTAAGAGGTAAGGTTTCTCGTTTGGCTCACTTCCAAACATTCTTGGGTAACCCTAACTACTTCCCTGAATCTATCAAAAAGTATGAGTCGCTTACAAAAGAAGATGTAATGCGCGTGTACAAAAAATACATTAAAGGTCAGTATGCTGTTATCCAAAGTGTATTGCCTAAAGGTATGGAAGGTCAAGCGGCTAAGCCTGATAACTATGAAGTAGACAAGTCTGGACCTAATCCATTCCCAACAACAGATTATGCTAAGGTAGCAGAGAGAAAGTCTCCAAAAGATGATTTCGATAGAAGTATCCAACCTAAATCAGGTCCTAACCCTACGATTGAAATCCCTACACTTTGGAGAGAAACACTTGCTAACGGTCTGAAAGTAATTGGTACTGAAAGCAAAGAAACGCCATCAGTAACGCTTCGTTTATTTATTGAAGGCGGTCACTTACTTCAAGCAGAAGACAAAGGTAAAGTAGGTCTTGCTTCTCTTACTGCGGATATGATGAGAGAAGGAACAGAGAACTATTCGGCTGCTGAATTTGCAAATGAGTTAGAAAAACTAGGTAGCTCAATTTCTTTAGGTAGCGGACAAACTGGAGTTTATATCAGTGTAAACACATTGAAAAAGAACCTAGATAAAACGTTAGCACTTTTAGAAGAGCGTATGTTCAGACCTAAATTTACGGAAGAAGATTTAGCTCGTTTGAAAAAGCAAACGCTAGAGGCGATTATGGCAAACAAAAAACAACCTGTGCCTATCGCGAATACAACTTATAGCCAATTGCTTTACGGTAAAGACCACATCTTAGCAATTTCTTCAAGCGGTACTGTAGAATCTGTTGAAGCTTTAACACTTGCTGATATCGATGCATTCTACAAAAACAGCTATGCTCCTCAAGTTACTCAACTTGTTGTTGTGGGTGACATTTCTAAGGAAGACCTTCTTTCTAAAGTTGATTTCCTTAAAGAATGGAAAGCTAACGATGTAAAAGTACCTACGCTTACAGTTGAGAATAAACTTGATAAAACAACATTGTACATTGTTGACAAGCCGAATGCTCCTCAATCAGAGATCAGAATTGGTTATATGACTAACCTTAAGTATGATGTAGATGGAGAATTCTACAAAGCTACTTTAATGAACTACACTTTAGGTGGTGCTTTCAATAGCCGTATCAACTTGAACCTACGTGAAGATAAAGGTTGGACTTACGGTGCTCGTTCTTCATTTGATGGAGACAAAAATACGGGTGACTTCACTGCTTCTGCGGGTGTTAAAGGTGTTGCAACTGATAGTGCTGTAGTTGAGTTTATGTCTGAAATTCAGAAATTCTACGAAAGTGGAATCACGGAAGAAGAACTAACATTTATGAAGAGTTCTATCGGACAAAAAGATGCCTTGAAGTACGAAACTCCAGGTCAAAAAGCTGCATTCTTGAACCGTATTGTACGTTATGATCTTTCTGATGATTATGTAAAGAAACAAAGTAAAATCGTTTCTAAAATCAAAGCGAAAGAGATCAACGAGATTGCCAAGAAATACTTAGACCCTTCTAAAATGTACATCGTAGTTGTAGGTGACAAAGCTTCTTTGAAACCAAAACTTGATAAACTAGGCTACGAAGTAGTTGAGTTGGATGTAGAAGGAAATGAAGTTCCTGTAGAATAATCTAAGACTGATTACTTCTAAAACATAAAAAAGCCAATCCACAGAATAGTGGATTGGCTTTTTCTTTTGCCTTATTTTCTAAATTACAACTTCTTCTTTTTGTACTTAGAAGGAATACTAAAAGGCATTTTTATCGAAGATTTTGAAAGATGAATTTTACTGAAATCAAGCTCGATAAGCATATTTGTAAAAATCATTTCTTCCCATTCACTCTCTCCGCTTGTGATCTTTACTTCATGAGGCAAAAACTGCCCTTCGCCATCACTTACATCTTTAAACTCGGAGAAGTTTACCAAAAGATCATTCGTTTTTCTTCCTTTCGATTCTAAGAATAGTTTTGACAGCTTCAAGATTGTTCGATCTACATAAGCTCGAATTTTGTAGTCTCCTTTATTATTTCTGAGTACAAAATTATCGTCTTCAATAAACGCTTTATTCTTTACTTTAAGCGTTGCAGGTAATTCTCCTAAAAGAATCGATTGAATAATCTCAAAGTTGAGGTCTAGATCAAATTCTCTTTTTAAAGCAGAGTAATTATAATCATAATAAACCTTCTCCAAACGGTTGATTGCTTTGATTCTCTTCGGAGTAATATATAATCTTAAACCCTCGATTCCTGTACTTCTCAGTGAAACCCAAATTGCCTCATCTTTATGGATTCTAAAGTCTGCGGTCACTTTGGTATTCTGATCGTTGGCTTGATACGAAGCTTTCGCTTTCGCTGATAGGTATTTGAAATCTAATTTTTCAACCGTGAATTCTTTTGCCTTGGTTTTGGTCACTACTTTCTTCTGTTCTCTACAAGACGAGAAACCCAGAAGTAAAATCCATGACAATAAAAACAGTATATTATTTCTTACTGACATTCTTTTCTATTTCCACAAGAGTAAGAACATTTTTTCGCATACAGCAAAGACATCCCCCCTTAAACTTACATCAATACGAACCCCAAACATAAGATAAAAAAATGAAGTCCCATACACCTTAGAGTGCATGGGACTTATATTCATAAATAATTAAAGTTTTGCTAATGCTTCTTCCAAGGCTGCAATTTTACTTTCAGCATCGGCTTTCTTTTGCTTTTCTTTATTCAAGACAGCTTCAGGAGCATTGTTCACAAAACGCTCATTAGATAACTTACGATCTACAGAAGACAAGAAGCCTTTTGCATACTCCAATTCTTTCTGAAGTTTTTGTTTCTCTTGCTCATTATCAATCTTGTCAGCCAAGTCTACGAAGAACTTAGATGCCTTATGAACAAACTGAGAAGCACCTTCAACTGCTTTGTCGACAAAGTTTACAGATTCAAGGTTTGCCATTTTGTGCAATACATGAGAGAAAGTCTCGAAATGCTCTTTCGTTTCTGTCATGATTGAAAGCGGCAAGCTCTCTTTTGGAGAAATTTGCTTCGAGTTACGGATGTTACGGATGTTTGAGATAATCTCAAATACACCTTCAGCTCTAGCCAATAGATCTTGGTCTATAGCTCCTACTTTAGGATATTCCGCAACGATGATACAATCATTTTCTTCACGCTCACCAATGTTCGCCCAAATTTCTTCAGTCAAGAATGGCATGAATGGGTGAAGAACCTTCATCAATCTCTCGAAGAAGTTGATTGTTGCCTCATAAGTAGGACGGTCAATCTTGTCTCCGAAGTTTGGTTTCACCATCTCTAGGTACCAAGAACAGAAATCATCCCAGATCAAACGATAGATAGCCATCAAAGCATCCGACAATTTATATTGCTCGAAGTATCCTTCAATTTCTTCTAAAGTTTGGTTGAATTTAGACTCAAACCATTCTACAGATTTTTCATTGATCAATCCTTGGCTAGAATCATCAACTTCCCATCCTTTTACCAAACGGAATGCATTCCAAACCTTGTTGGCAAAGTTACGTCCTTGCTCACACAATTTCTCATCGAACGGAAGGTCATTACCCGCAGGAGATGACAACAACATACCTACACGTACACCGTCAGCACCGTACTGTTCCATCAATTTGATTGGATCAGGTGAGTTACCTAAAGACTTAGACATTTTACGTCCAAGTTTGTCTCTTACGATACCTGTCAAGTATACATTCTTGAATGGCAAGTCGCCTTTCCACTCGTAACCCGCAATAATCATACGTGCAACCCAGAAGAAAAGAATCTCAGGAGCTGTTACTAGATCATTTGTTGGGTAATAGTAGTTGATTTCCTCGTTTTCTGGCTCATTGATACCATTGAAAACAGAAATTGGCCACAACCAAGAAGAGAACCAAGTATCCAAAACGTCATCGTCTTGGGTCAATTGCTCTGCAGTGATGCTTGCATCTTTTGCTTGAGCAAGTTTCAAAGCTTCTTCTTTTGTCTCAGCAACTACAAATTCACCATTTGGAAGGTAGTATGCAGGAATTTGGTGTCCCCACCACAACTGACGAGAAATACACCAGTCTCTTACATTCTCCATCCAGTGACGGTACATATTCTTAAACTTTGGAGGATGGAATTGAATGTTGTCATTCATCACATTGTCCAAAGCTGGTTTTGCCAACTCTTCCATTTGCAAGAACCATTGCATCGAAAGACGAGGCTCGATTACCGCACCTGTACGCTCAGAAGTACCTACAGAGTTTTGGATTTCCTCAACTTTAACAAGCAAGCCTGCTTCTTCCATATCTTTTACGAATTCTTTACGAACCGCAAAACGATCTTTTCCAGCATATTTCTCACCTGCTTTCGCATTGATTTTACCATCAGCATCAATGATGTCGATTACTTCCAAATTGTGTTTGATACCCAATTCGTAGTCATTCAAGTCGTGTGCAGGTGTTACTTTCAAACAACCTGTACCAAACTCGATATCAACATAGTCATCACCAATGATAGTGATCTCACGATCTGTAGTTGGTACGAGTACTTTCTTACCGATCAAATCTTTGAAACGCTCATCATTAGGGTTTACACAGATAGCTGAATCGGCAGGAATTGTTTCAGGACGAGTTGTAGCAATCGTTACAAATGTTCCTTCTTCTCCTACAACAGGATATTTGATGTAGAATAATTTACCTGTACCTTCTTTGTGGATTACTTCCTCGTCTGATAAAGCTGTTTGTCCTTCTGGATCCCAGTTTACCATACGAACACCACGGTAGATTTTTCCTTTGTTGTAAAGATCAACGAATACTTTAATCACTGATTCAGACAACTCTGGATCCATTGTAAAGCTCGTACGATCCCAATCGCATGATGCACCCAATTTCTTCAATTGGTCAAGGATAATTCCACCATATTTTTCTTTCCACTCCCAAGCATGCTCTAAGAACTGCTCACGAGATAGATCTGCTTTTTCAATGCCTTGTTCGTCTTTGAGCATTTTGACGACTTTCGCCTCCGTAGCAATAGATGCGTGGTCTGTACCAGGCACCCAACAAGCATTCTTGCCTTGCATACGTGCTCTTCTGACCAATACATCTTGAATTGTGTTGTTGAGCATGTGCCCCATATGCAACACCCCCGTTACGTTTGGCGGTGGAATTACGACAGTAAATGGCTCTTTTTCAGGATCTGGGACAGAACGGAAAAACTTATTATCCATCCAATGCTGATACCACTTGTCTTCGATGTCCTTCGGACTGTACGTTTTTGCTAATTCCATTAATTCATCAATTGAAGGCTCTTAATTATCTATTTTAAGAACCCAAAGTTCTGACTCAAAATTCTCAATCTGCAAATGTAATAAAAAAGTCTTGACTAGACATGAGATGTTTCTGAGAATTGTGCTATGTCTCTATGAACTTTTTGTTCATCTTTCAAACCTTCTTACACATGAGCTTTCATCCGAAGTCTTCTTATTGACTGAGCACAAACACTATCAACAAACTTCTATGAGGAAACTATTGTACTCTCCAAAGGATTAATAGCTGGTTCTAATATGATTAGAAATCTAATGTGTTCTGTACTTAGCGATAAATCTCTAGACCTAACTCCATATGAGCTATGCAACAATTTGTAATCCCAATTCTACTGCTATTATTCATTACATATTTCTCAGCTTGTGAAACAGTTCCATACTCTGAAGATAACTTTGTAAGATATACTGCTGTACGATATTTGGATGGTGACACCATTTTTTGCAGGCTCCAAAAGTCTCAGGATGGAGCAACGACGATTGGGTATTTGGTAAATGGAGATTTTGACTCAGAAGTTACCATAAAGCATGACACATTCCCTTCCTTTGATGACCAAGGCTTTTATTTCTTCAAAGCCTTGATGAAAAAATTAGACCAACCGAAGGAGTCTTACAAGACTGCAAGCATTTTCAATTTAGATACCATTGAGGTGATTTATGATTCGCTTGTTCTAGACTATAAAACAGGAAACTTCAAGACAGATTCTTGTTACATCTATCGAATCATACCTCCCAAGAAAAATTTTATGGGTTTCACGCTCCTCAAATTCTATATCGATTTTGACAGGGGAATTGTATTAAAAGGCTTAGATGAAAAAACAAAAACAGACGCTAATATCATTTTTGAAATCCTTGGTAAAGACAATAATTAACTACTACATACAAGTTCTACGACGTGATTTACAACTTGAAAAATATAACGTATCATCTCCTAACATTACTAATATGCATTATGGTATATAGTTGTAAGGATAATTCAAATCCTTACCAACAATATAACTATGAATGGTATTTTGGTGGAGACACCTCAAACTATATGCTCAGGCATTACAAAGACAATACAAGAAAGATATATATCAATACAGATGACGATTTTGACAGACAAGTTGAAACCATATCTGATACTTTGCCCCCATCTTCAAGAGTTGGCTTCCATTTCTTGTATGAATATATCGAAAAGATGGATTCTACAACTAATTTTTATCATATCGACAATCCTCATATTGGTCATAAAAGTGTGATTACTTATGACTCCCTCATCCTAAATTACGAAATCGCAAATGTTACCATTGACTCCTGCTTTGTGTATTCTGCGAGAAGTGATGGAAATGCTATTTACAGTGATTTGACAATGTATATTGACTTTGATAGGGAAATTATAGTGAGAGCTGTTTTTATAAAAAATAACGAGGTTTTGTTTCAGCTCATTGAAGAAGAATAAGGTAACCGAATATAATGAGAGTGAAGTTTTTACAATTTCAAAGAATTAAAATATGAAAATCCAATATATACTCTTTCTTATACTCTTGACGCTAGCCACTATCTTTGGCTGTCAAGACTCTAAACTAGAAAGGCAGTACAACTGTCATTGGTATATAGAAGGGGATACTTTATACTATATTTTCAAGCATTACACGAATGGTAAAAAAGAAATATACTTTGATGTAAATCAAGATTTTGTCTATGATGAATATTCTCAACTAGATACAATGTTGAATTCAATAGATAATGGGTTTTATTTTCATAGCTGGTTGATCAAAAAAATAGAAAAACCCGAGCACTCCTACACAACTTTTATCAGATACCTAGACGATAGCTGTCAAGTAAATTTCGACACTTTAATATTAGATTATAAAGTTGGGGCACTTGATGTCGACTCTTGCTATGTGTATTCTATCGACGTAAACGATACTATAAATGACTATTTATTCAATAAACTCGTCGTTTACATTGACTTCACCAGAGAGTTGATTGTTAAAGCTGAACATAAACGAGACCAATCTCTACTTTTTATCGTAAAGGATGAAATCAAGTAAAATAATCAACAAATGAATTTCACTGATGAAAAGAATATCTTTAACGCTTATCATTATCACTTTAACCTTATTCTCAATTTTGGGAAATGGCTGTACCCATGAAAAGGTCACAGGAGAATATCTTTATCATTGGTATTCTGGAGAAGACACCATTTTCTACTTGGTTAAGACTTTAAATAATAACACAAAAGAAATTACACTGGGAGTAGACGAAAATTTTGAGCAAAAGATCAAAACACACACAGAACCACATAAAATAATTAATGAGAATGAGTTTTTAGTGAGAGACATTCTTTTCAAAAAACTTAATGCCCCAAATGAATACTATATCACCAATAGCCATTATTTAGATGCTGATCTTACTGTAAAATATGATAGCGTAGTCACAAACTACAGCGTAAGAGATAAGACGATAGACTCCTGTTATGTTTATACTTGTACAGTAGAAGACCCTCAAGCAGAATCTAAACTTAAAGAGTTTTCAATTTATGTTGATTTTGATCGGAAAATCGTCGTAAAAGCCAGAGATAAGAAAAAAGCCAAAGACATGTATTTACTCATCGAGATAAAAGAGTAAAAACGAAACGTCTTTAATTAATATTTTGAAATAGAAATTTTCTAAGATCATATCGTGTTTAAGGAAGTATTAACCAACCATAGTTACGATATGCTTAGTTCAATGCTTAAGAAGTGTTTGTTCCTTTGTCTTCTGATGTTTGTATACACCATAAACATTCAAGCACAAGAAAAGGACAAAAATGAAGACAAAAAACAAACGGAGTACAAGGAAAGAGGAAAAACGCTTGATACTCAATTAGAAACTATCGACGCCGTTGAGAATGAAATTGAGGATGAAGATTTAGAAGAATCTGAAGTAGAATTGAAAGAAGCACAAGATGCCTTGAAAGAAGATGCTGAAGATTCAAAAATTGACATGGAAGAGAGTATTGAAGGAGAAACAGAACAACTTCAAGAAAACTTAGACGAAGAAGCACAAGAGCAAATTGAAGAAAGTGTCGAGGATGTAGGAGAACAAATCGAGGAAAGTTCAGAAGACTTAGGTGATCAGATTGATGAAAGTACAGAGAATGTAAGTGACCAAATCGATGAAACAATTGATGAGGTAGATGATCAAATTGATGAGAGCATTGAAGACGTACAAGAAAGTCTTGACAATGATAGTGACGAAGACGTAAAAGAGCACAACGATAAAGGCATGTAATTCAATTGGTATTACATTCATTCAGACTCACCTTCTGAAAAATGATCTGTTATGATCACTTTTCAGAAGGTGTTTTTTTATATCATTCTCCAATTAATCTTGAAGCACATAAGAAACAGCTTCTGCTTTTTGGCTAAAAAGAGGCTTTACCCTTTTCCAAGTAGTTATAAACAATTCGGAATTTCTGTAAGCTTCTAAAGCTTCTGCTGATTCCCAAATGCTAATGGTTGTACAAACATTTGGCACTGCAAGATCAGCGTACAGATTTACATCCAGACAGCCTTCAAATCCCGAAATCTTAGTTTGCTTTTCTTGAAAAATGGCTAAAAAATTAGCTCTCTCCTCTTCTTTAAAATACATTCTCACTATTCTCGTGATTTTCATTGCTGCTTTATCTTAAGATCTTCTGTTATTCGATAATCTATTTACACTTGTTTTTTTCTCAAAACAATCTCACTAATTTTGTGTTTTGAAAAGGTGCATTATTCAAATGCCACTAAATTCTTGAATTGCGACAATCGAATCTAAAGATAGATATGAAAAAATCAGAAATAAAATTCAACGTAGAACTAGACGAACAAAACGTTCCTGAGAAAATCTTTTGGTCAGCTACAGACTCACCTTCTGCGGGTATGGAAGAGGCTAGAGCGATCACAATTTCGGTTTGGGATCATCTTCAAAAAAATACTTTGCGTATCGATCTTTGGGGTAAAGAAATGACAATGGACGATATGAAGCGTTTCTACATTGATACAGTTGGTGGATTGGCTCAAAGTATGCGTACTGCTACTGGAGATGAGAAACTAGCGAACATGATGGACGATCTTTGTAAAGAAATGGTAGAGCACATCAAGAAGAATCCTAACGGATAATCAATTGCTCTGAATTTTATAAATCATGGAAGGTAGCCTTAGAGAAAGGGCTACCTTTTTTATTTGCTCATTTTTTTGATTGATAAAACACTGTGATTCGTAGATGAAAGTCCGTCAGACATTGATTCCCTTTGTGGTACTGATCTATATTCTGAAACTTGTGTTTAAACACTAACATATTATTCAGAAAAGTTACTACGACCAAACCTGACTTTTTTATATCCGAAAACGAATGAGTCTTAAAATGAAGAATTCAACATTAATCCTACTTTTTAGCATACTAACCACAGTGTCTTCTTGTTCACTCAATTCAAGAGGCAAAGGAAATCGTAACAATAGACTACCTTACTATAAAGAAGCGAGTTTTACGCCATATTGGCTTTCAAAAGATACAACCGAACTTAAAGATTTTCATACCATTCCTTCTTTCAGTCTAGTTTCTCAAAAAGGAGATACCATAACAGAAAATAGCTTTGAAGGAAAAATTTATGTGACCGATTTTTTCTTTACTTCATGTCAAGGTATTTGTCCTCAGATGACTTCTAATATGAAAATCATACAGGATGAATTTGAGAATGATAATGAAATACTCTTACTATCCCATTCGATCACTCCCAGAAAAGATTCACCACAAATGCTAAAAGCTTATGCCCAAAAAAAAGGGATTGATGACGACAAATGGATACTTGCAACAGGCAATCGAATCGACATTTATGAGCTTGGGCGGAAAGGATATTTTATAGAAAAAGACTTAGGAATCAACAAAGGGCCAAATGATTTTCTGCACAGCCCAAACTTTGTTTTAGTAGATAAAGAAAAGCATATCAGAGGAATTTATAATGGACTAAATTCAAATGCTGTCCAGCAACTGATCACTGATATCAAAACACTCAAAAAAGAATATCTATAAGTAATAGATTTGGAAAAGATACTGAATTCTAGAATTGACTAGCGTAAACTAAGCTGCAATGAGACAATTAAATCTAGATAAAAGAAAAAGGACTTGAAGCTTTAAAGCTCAAGTCCTTTTTTTCATCTATAGAAAAGAGAAAGATTATTTCTCTAAGTTTTCTACTGTAGTTACTTCAATGAATGAAGCTCCGTGAGCATCACCATAGTTACCACCTACAACAACGATACGATCTTCAGCAGAGAATCCTTTTTCAGACTTCATTTCTTGAAGAGCCTCTTTGATGTAAGCTTTGCTATCTGCACCTTTCTCAATGTAAGACGCACGAACACCAAATGTCAATGACAATTCACGTACAACGCGCTCATCGTAACATTTAGCGATAATTGGAGTCTTAGGACGGTATGCAGCAATAGCACGAGCAGTTCTACCGAAAGCAGTATCAGTAAGGATTGCTCTTGGGTTCAAGTGCTGAGTTGCATAGTAAGCTGATTTTGCCATAAATGCTCCGATATCATCGTTGATGATTACGAACTCAGTGTCTTTCTTGTAACCTTCGTATTTTTCAGTAGCAGCCGCAATAGAAGCCATTGTTTTAACCGCTTCAACTGGGTATTTACCGTAAGCTGACTCACCTGAAAGCATGATTGCATCAGAACCATCATAAACAGCATTTGCAACGTCAGAGATCTCCGCACGAGTTGGACGTGGGTTATCGATCATTGTGTGAAGCATTTGAGTAGCTGTAATTACAGGTCTTCTTCTAGCGATACATTTGTCGATGATCATTTTTTGTACCGTAGGGATGTTCTCTTGAGGAATCTCAACAGCCAAGTCACCACGAGCAACCATGATACCGTAAACGTGATCCAAGATTTCGTCGATGTTATCTACACCTTCTTGGTTCTCGATTTTAGCAATGATTTTTGCAGGAGAATTACACTCATCCAAGATCTCTTGTACAGCAATTACGTCCGCAGCGTTACGTACGAAAGAGTGTGCAATAAAATCAAGATTATGCTCAGCCGCAAAACGGATATAGTTTCTGTCCTTTTCAGTAATTGAAGGAAGTTTTACGTGAACTGAAGGGATGTTTACAGACTTCTTACCGCTGATTGGCCCTGTATTCATAGCCTCACATAGCAATTTTCCGTCTTTTTCTTCTTTCACTTGAAGTTCCAAAGAACCATCGTCAATAAGTACACGGCTTCCTACAGGAACGTCGTTTACAAAGCCTGCGTAGTTAACAAAGACACACTCTCTAGTAGAAACTGCGTCTGGATCACCTGCCATCCATACTTCGTCACCTGCGTGAACTTCGAATGACTCTTCCATTTTCGTAGTACGAATCTCTGGTCCTTTTGTATCTACCAAAATACCGATTTGGTTAGAAACTTTACGAACATTTTCTACTACTCTTAATGAATCTTCGTGAGTTTGGTGCGCGGTGTTGATCCTAACTACGTTCATTCCTGAATTGTAAAGTTCTGTCAAAAACTCAACTCCACAATTTCGGTCAGAAATCGTTGCAACTATTTTCGTGTTTTTCATTTAATGATAATTTATGGACTTGTTCTAATCCAGTTTTGCAATTGAATTGTAAATTTAAAACAACTATTTAATTTTTTTCTCTCATTCTCTGACCTACAATCCAATTTTTTCCTAAAATTAATACTAAATTCATTTCGTGAAAATTTCAACTTACTGATAAACAACAATTTGACTAATCAAGTATCAGTAACGCATGAATTTGATAAAAATCATTTTTTTCGTTAATATTTTTGAATTCTTGATAGGAAATATGCGTTGGATTTATTATGTGTACTTTTTACTTTTAAAATTATAGCTAACGTTGCGTATAGCTACTTATTAACAATTTCTAAAAAGTGAATAAAAATTCATTTATTTACAAATGAACTTAGAATGCTTCTCTGAGGCCGAAATACCAAACAAAGCCCTCTTTCCCAACAGAAAAATCTACACGAACATTCAGACGTTCATACGGTAAAATCCGATAGCGAACTCCAACACCTCCATCGGGAAGCCAC
Coding sequences within:
- a CDS encoding M16 family metallopeptidase; amino-acid sequence: MSNNLLKAVCLSFLFLTPTFLSAQKLVEKVEADESGWNIPYEKYVLDNGLTVILHQDTSDPLVHVDVTYHVGSAREELNKSGFAHFFEHMMFQGSENVADEEHIKIITEAGGTMNGTTNRDRTNYFETVPSNQLETMLWLEADRMGYFLDAVTQEKFEVQRATVKNEKGQNYDNRPYGQFREKNAEALYPYGHPYSWLTIGILEDLDRVDVEDLKKFFLRWYGPNNATLTVGGDLDVKETLKWVNKYFGKIPAGPAVEDMKLDAPVLDNDRYVSYVDNNIRFPALLYTFPTVPEFHEDEAALECLADIIGQGQDSYFYKKFVLTQEAIQASIFNSSSELAGEFTMFVLPFPGKSLSDFEQKMRDALVEFEKEGVSDEDIQKFKAKNAAGALRTLESVRGKVSRLAHFQTFLGNPNYFPESIKKYESLTKEDVMRVYKKYIKGQYAVIQSVLPKGMEGQAAKPDNYEVDKSGPNPFPTTDYAKVAERKSPKDDFDRSIQPKSGPNPTIEIPTLWRETLANGLKVIGTESKETPSVTLRLFIEGGHLLQAEDKGKVGLASLTADMMREGTENYSAAEFANELEKLGSSISLGSGQTGVYISVNTLKKNLDKTLALLEERMFRPKFTEEDLARLKKQTLEAIMANKKQPVPIANTTYSQLLYGKDHILAISSSGTVESVEALTLADIDAFYKNSYAPQVTQLVVVGDISKEDLLSKVDFLKEWKANDVKVPTLTVENKLDKTTLYIVDKPNAPQSEIRIGYMTNLKYDVDGEFYKATLMNYTLGGAFNSRINLNLREDKGWTYGARSSFDGDKNTGDFTASAGVKGVATDSAVVEFMSEIQKFYESGITEEELTFMKSSIGQKDALKYETPGQKAAFLNRIVRYDLSDDYVKKQSKIVSKIKAKEINEIAKKYLDPSKMYIVVVGDKASLKPKLDKLGYEVVELDVEGNEVPVE
- a CDS encoding DUF4292 domain-containing protein: MSVRNNILFLLSWILLLGFSSCREQKKVVTKTKAKEFTVEKLDFKYLSAKAKASYQANDQNTKVTADFRIHKDEAIWVSLRSTGIEGLRLYITPKRIKAINRLEKVYYDYNYSALKREFDLDLNFEIIQSILLGELPATLKVKNKAFIEDDNFVLRNNKGDYKIRAYVDRTILKLSKLFLESKGRKTNDLLVNFSEFKDVSDGEGQFLPHEVKITSGESEWEEMIFTNMLIELDFSKIHLSKSSIKMPFSIPSKYKKKKL
- a CDS encoding valine--tRNA ligase, with protein sequence MELAKTYSPKDIEDKWYQHWMDNKFFRSVPDPEKEPFTVVIPPPNVTGVLHMGHMLNNTIQDVLVRRARMQGKNACWVPGTDHASIATEAKVVKMLKDEQGIEKADLSREQFLEHAWEWKEKYGGIILDQLKKLGASCDWDRTSFTMDPELSESVIKVFVDLYNKGKIYRGVRMVNWDPEGQTALSDEEVIHKEGTGKLFYIKYPVVGEEGTFVTIATTRPETIPADSAICVNPNDERFKDLIGKKVLVPTTDREITIIGDDYVDIEFGTGCLKVTPAHDLNDYELGIKHNLEVIDIIDADGKINAKAGEKYAGKDRFAVRKEFVKDMEEAGLLVKVEEIQNSVGTSERTGAVIEPRLSMQWFLQMEELAKPALDNVMNDNIQFHPPKFKNMYRHWMENVRDWCISRQLWWGHQIPAYYLPNGEFVVAETKEEALKLAQAKDASITAEQLTQDDDVLDTWFSSWLWPISVFNGINEPENEEINYYYPTNDLVTAPEILFFWVARMIIAGYEWKGDLPFKNVYLTGIVRDKLGRKMSKSLGNSPDPIKLMEQYGADGVRVGMLLSSPAGNDLPFDEKLCEQGRNFANKVWNAFRLVKGWEVDDSSQGLINEKSVEWFESKFNQTLEEIEGYFEQYKLSDALMAIYRLIWDDFCSWYLEMVKPNFGDKIDRPTYEATINFFERLMKVLHPFMPFLTEEIWANIGEREENDCIIVAEYPKVGAIDQDLLARAEGVFEIISNIRNIRNSKQISPKESLPLSIMTETKEHFETFSHVLHKMANLESVNFVDKAVEGASQFVHKASKFFVDLADKIDNEQEKQKLQKELEYAKGFLSSVDRKLSNERFVNNAPEAVLNKEKQKKADAESKIAALEEALAKL
- a CDS encoding putative quinol monooxygenase gives rise to the protein MKITRIVRMYFKEEERANFLAIFQEKQTKISGFEGCLDVNLYADLAVPNVCTTISIWESAEALEAYRNSELFITTWKRVKPLFSQKAEAVSYVLQD